The following coding sequences are from one Eucalyptus grandis isolate ANBG69807.140 chromosome 11, ASM1654582v1, whole genome shotgun sequence window:
- the LOC104426738 gene encoding glutathione S-transferase F13, protein MGVKLYGHPMSSCTVRVMACLYEKGVEFELVPVNMFAGEQKMPDFLAKNPFGKIPVLEDGDLTIFESRAITEYISKKYHAPATDDLLRSDSPEESIAVRVWVEVESHHFQPAMSPIIFQHFVAPLQGKAPDQAIIDDHLAKLAGVLDVYEARLGKTKYLAGDFFSLADLHHFPYMFYLMKTPWAAAVTDRPRVKAWWEGMCGREAFKKVAEGMKFEK, encoded by the exons ATGGGGGTTAAGCTGTACGGGCATCCGATGTCGTCGTGCACCGTGAGGGTGATGGCGTGCCTCTACGAGAAAGGGGTCGAGTTCGAGCTCGTCCCGGTCAACATGTTCGCCGGCGAGCAGAAGATGCCGGATTTCCTCGCCAAGAAT CCTTTTGGGAAGATTCCGGTCCTCGAAGATGGTGATCTTACCATTTTCG AGTCGAGAGCAATCACAGAGTACATATCCAAGAAGTACCACGCCCCCGCCACCGACGACCTACTCCGCTCCGACAGCCCCGAGGAGTCCATCGCCGTCCGCGTGTGGGTCGAGGTCGAGTCCCACCACTTCCAGCCGGCGATGTCGCCCATCATCTTCCAGCACTTCGTGGCCCCGCTCCAGGGCAAGGCGCCGGACCAGGCCATCATCGACGACCACCTCGCGAAGCTCGCCGGGGTCCTCGACGTGTACGAGGCGAGGCTGGGCAAAACCAAGTACCTCGCCGGCGACTTCTTCTCCCTTGCCGACCTCCACCACTTCCCCTACATGTTCTACTTAATGAAGACGCCGTGGGCGGCGGCGGTCACCGACCGCCCCCGCGTGAAGGCGTGGTGGGAGGGGATGTGCGGGCGGGAGGCGTTCAAGAAGGTGGCCGAGGGCATGAAGTTTGAGAAGTGA